ATTCAAAATTTAAAATTCAAAATTAATGATCCCCATAAATAAATGATGTTGTTGGTCAGTTATGTTAGGTAGACAAGACTTTGGCGTGGTAGCTCAGTCAAATGATGCCTACCTAACAGAATATTGCAAGTTAGTTTTTGGATATTTCACCTCAAGCAACTACAGAAATTTCACGACGGCTCTGGGAAATTAGCCACTGTTGCAACTTGGGATCGCCGTATACCTCATCTGCAATAAAATGATCGCCATCGGGCAGTATTGTCAAATCAACTTTCCCCCCGACTTTGCGTAAGCGCTCAACAAATTGTTCTGTATCCTCAATCGGCAGATTTTTGTCCTGTCCACCTTGGAATATTTGAACGGGAATGTCTTTGAGTGCAGCTAGTTCGCTTTCTGCTAATGTTTTGGGTACTCGTCCAGACACAGGTACTAAACCTGCGAAGCGATCGCTCTGCAAAGCAGCGATATGCCAGATACCCGCCGAACCTAAGCTGAACCCGGCTAATATTACCCGCGCTGGATCGACGGGTTGGGAAGCGATCAATTCATCAACCAAAGCAAGCACATCATCGGCTCGATCTGCCCAAGTCTGTTCAGCCGGAATCTGGGGTGCAGCAAATACATAAGGTAAGGAGTTGGATGAATCTACAAAACGAGGTAGTCCCCATTTCAGCAACACATTCAAATCTGTGCCGCGATCGCGTCCTCCATGCAAAAACAATACCAGGGTTGCAGGTTTGTTGGCATCGTCAGAAACAGGCGAAAAAAGATAAGGCAAGGAACCATTGTTGGTTTCGTAAGAGCGTTGTTCAACAGGCATAGTTTTGACTCCTAATTTGGTTTGAGCATTGGGCATGGGGCATTGGGTACAAAAGGCAGAGGGGAAAAATTTACTGCAACTTCTCCTCTGCTCCTCTGCTCCCCATTCGCCTGTGTACTACGCCTTGACAGGTTGTTTCCACACTGCGGTAGCGTACAGCGATGCATCGAAGTCTGGCGCGATGTTGTCGCTTGTAATTCGTGTCTCGTGCAGTGCCCAATCAGTGAAGAACAAGTCATGAGTGATGCGCGACACTATTGCCGGGACATCACGCCGGATGCTGGGTACGTCGCCGATGGGCAGACCGAAGCTCACAAAACCAGCTGGGTTGAAGACGTGAATATCCTTGAGGTAAGGTGCGCTACCGGGTACTTTTTCTTGGTATTCGTGGGCGCTGCCAAGATAGGGGTGTGTGCCCAAGTCGTCGGCGCGTTGGTCGGCTGGTGGTTGATAGCG
This Nostoc sp. C052 DNA region includes the following protein-coding sequences:
- a CDS encoding dienelactone hydrolase family protein, with translation MPVEQRSYETNNGSLPYLFSPVSDDANKPATLVLFLHGGRDRGTDLNVLLKWGLPRFVDSSNSLPYVFAAPQIPAEQTWADRADDVLALVDELIASQPVDPARVILAGFSLGSAGIWHIAALQSDRFAGLVPVSGRVPKTLAESELAALKDIPVQIFQGGQDKNLPIEDTEQFVERLRKVGGKVDLTILPDGDHFIADEVYGDPKLQQWLISQSRREISVVA